A region from the Euryarchaeota archaeon genome encodes:
- a CDS encoding lamin tail domain-containing protein, whose amino-acid sequence MLDRGIPVLAVTLFLGPSVAAVGLDEVPVYADQSGHFLAGLLVEGVEPVNLARFPISVDQCHRNIRFDLHYEPSEFVVGEDSPSASIAFRFLVELIDSTGAEVGNQSVTSPGFGKFLATAPAGGDYTIDLTMLVGADATWNLTIKGQNVLRHAPTVWEPACAMVRINEVEANPDGGDAGNEWLELHNEEFSEVDVSGWVVRALHGEQKILLLPQGATIPADGFLQVNFTEGQFLDNVNETVVLTNLWDVEVDRTAVLNDTANDPRTNQWVELPDVSYGWDFKTGTPGAQN is encoded by the coding sequence ATGCTCGACCGAGGGATTCCGGTGCTCGCGGTAACGCTATTCTTGGGTCCCAGCGTAGCGGCGGTGGGTCTCGACGAGGTTCCCGTGTATGCTGACCAGAGCGGCCACTTCTTGGCCGGTCTGCTCGTCGAGGGCGTCGAGCCCGTGAACCTCGCGCGTTTTCCGATAAGCGTAGACCAGTGCCATCGGAACATCCGGTTCGATCTCCATTACGAGCCGAGCGAATTCGTCGTGGGCGAAGACAGCCCTTCGGCTAGCATCGCGTTCCGGTTCCTCGTCGAACTCATCGACTCAACCGGTGCCGAGGTCGGGAATCAGAGCGTGACCTCGCCCGGCTTCGGTAAGTTCCTGGCGACCGCCCCGGCAGGCGGCGATTACACGATCGACCTCACAATGTTGGTGGGAGCGGATGCCACGTGGAACCTTACGATCAAGGGCCAGAACGTGCTTCGCCACGCGCCGACTGTTTGGGAGCCCGCGTGCGCCATGGTCCGCATCAACGAAGTGGAAGCGAACCCAGACGGCGGCGACGCGGGAAACGAGTGGCTTGAGCTTCACAACGAGGAGTTCTCGGAAGTCGATGTGTCGGGGTGGGTCGTAAGGGCGCTCCACGGCGAACAGAAGATCCTCTTACTTCCACAAGGGGCGACCATTCCGGCCGACGGATTCCTGCAGGTGAACTTCACGGAAGGACAGTTCCTTGACAATGTAAACGAGACCGTCGTCCTCACGAACCTCTGGGACGTCGAAGTGGACAGGACGGCGGTGCTGAACGACACCGCCAACGATCCGCGGACCAACCAATGGGTGGAGCTTCCAGACGTTTCGTACGGCTGGGACTTCAAGACCGGGACGCCAGGCGCGCAAAACTAG
- a CDS encoding S8 family serine peptidase, with protein MKNGVKNGTLAAAVLLVVGILPAQALPDEGLIGDALTPGNYIVGFYKDPFLKAGQEYMGEPILAVDHELLYIIVEVDDPALFQARVTLDDAVRYVQFDDPNYAHLNFVPNDTQYSAAGHWGSKKIGAEAAWDRTLGSTSVKVGMIDSGIFATHEDVVGSRLLAGWDFVNNDATPNDESGCSYHGSHTSGTAGATINNAKGIAGMSQHSILPIKGLGGVGCSASSSMLANSLRFVRDQGGHISSNSWGGGGVDTLINDAIQYAHDGGVIHIAAAGNSGPCTNCVGQPWKSKPTVTIIVASTTSTDTQSSFSSEGSEVDVSAPGSSILSLGGGVSTYQTLSGTSMATPHVAGTAALLKAQNPGWTFADVDNRLKTTAVDLGPAGWDTDFGYGRINADAATAGGPPPAAACGDGLDNDGDGLTDYPADPGCTSTSDTDEFNAPSGCSGGPANNCFASATTMSAGGQTITQSSVGATTETGEPAPCGSIGGTVWFNWTPTTSGTATFETAGSNFDTVLAVYTGSSLTALTNLNCNDDISGTDLDSRIVSSVTAGTTYRIQAGGYASATGTTLVMRVVAPAACSGPTGNCFSTAVGITSIPYTQTKSTVGATLETGEPRPCGSIGATVWYTYTPATTGTRVADTMGSNFDTVVAVYTGSSLTALTNVGCNDDISGSDLDSRVTWTATAGVTYRIQVGGYNGATGSSMVFHLN; from the coding sequence TTGAAGAATGGAGTGAAGAACGGAACATTGGCGGCAGCTGTTTTGCTGGTGGTCGGAATCCTTCCCGCGCAAGCGCTTCCTGATGAGGGGCTCATCGGAGACGCGTTGACACCCGGGAATTACATCGTCGGCTTCTACAAGGACCCGTTCCTGAAAGCCGGCCAGGAGTACATGGGCGAACCCATCCTCGCAGTGGACCATGAACTCCTTTACATCATCGTCGAAGTCGATGACCCGGCGCTTTTCCAAGCGCGAGTCACCCTTGACGACGCGGTGCGCTACGTCCAATTCGACGATCCGAACTACGCGCACTTGAACTTCGTCCCGAACGACACGCAGTACAGCGCCGCAGGCCACTGGGGCTCCAAGAAGATCGGTGCGGAGGCCGCATGGGATCGGACCCTCGGCTCGACAAGCGTCAAGGTCGGCATGATCGACTCCGGGATATTCGCGACGCACGAAGACGTCGTCGGCTCTCGACTACTCGCCGGCTGGGATTTCGTGAACAACGACGCGACCCCGAACGACGAGTCCGGTTGCAGCTACCACGGGAGCCACACGAGCGGAACGGCCGGCGCAACGATCAACAACGCGAAAGGGATTGCGGGGATGTCGCAGCATTCGATTCTCCCTATCAAAGGCCTCGGCGGCGTGGGCTGTTCGGCGAGCTCCAGCATGCTCGCGAACTCGCTGCGCTTCGTGCGTGACCAAGGCGGCCACATAAGCAGCAACTCATGGGGTGGCGGCGGTGTCGACACCCTCATCAACGACGCGATACAGTACGCGCACGACGGCGGTGTTATCCACATTGCGGCGGCGGGTAACTCGGGTCCATGCACTAACTGCGTTGGCCAGCCGTGGAAGTCGAAGCCGACGGTCACCATCATCGTCGCCTCGACGACCTCGACGGACACGCAGTCCTCGTTCTCCAGCGAAGGCAGCGAGGTGGACGTATCCGCGCCCGGTTCGAGCATCCTCTCGCTCGGCGGGGGTGTGAGCACTTACCAGACGCTCTCCGGAACCTCCATGGCCACGCCCCACGTCGCGGGCACGGCGGCGCTTCTCAAGGCGCAGAACCCGGGCTGGACGTTCGCGGACGTCGACAACCGCCTTAAGACGACGGCGGTCGACCTCGGCCCCGCGGGATGGGACACGGACTTCGGCTACGGCCGCATCAACGCGGACGCGGCGACCGCAGGCGGACCCCCGCCTGCTGCTGCCTGTGGCGACGGACTCGACAACGACGGCGACGGTCTTACGGACTACCCGGCGGATCCGGGCTGCACGTCGACCTCCGACACCGACGAGTTCAACGCGCCTTCGGGTTGCAGCGGCGGCCCCGCGAACAACTGCTTCGCGAGCGCCACGACGATGTCTGCCGGCGGACAGACGATAACGCAATCGAGCGTCGGAGCGACCACGGAGACCGGTGAGCCAGCCCCATGTGGAAGCATCGGCGGCACCGTCTGGTTCAACTGGACGCCGACGACCTCGGGCACTGCGACCTTCGAAACGGCCGGTTCGAACTTCGACACCGTCCTCGCGGTCTACACGGGCTCGTCCTTGACGGCCTTGACGAACCTCAACTGCAACGACGACATCTCGGGCACCGACCTCGATTCGAGGATCGTCAGCTCCGTGACGGCCGGAACGACTTACCGCATCCAGGCGGGAGGCTACGCCAGTGCCACGGGCACGACGCTCGTGATGCGCGTCGTCGCGCCGGCGGCCTGCAGCGGCCCGACCGGGAACTGCTTCTCGACTGCGGTCGGGATCACCTCGATCCCCTATACGCAGACGAAGAGCACCGTGGGAGCGACCCTTGAGACGGGCGAGCCGCGGCCTTGTGGATCGATCGGCGCGACGGTGTGGTACACCTACACGCCGGCGACGACGGGGACCCGTGTTGCGGACACGATGGGCTCGAACTTCGACACCGTCGTCGCGGTCTACACGGGCTCGTCCTTGACGGCGTTGACGAACGTCGGCTGCAACGACGACATCTCGGGGAGCGACCTCGACAGCCGCGTGACGTGGACGGCGACCGCCGGAGTCACCTACCGCATACAGGTGGGCGGCTACAACGGTGCCACGGGAAGCAGCATGGTCTTCCACCTGAACTAG
- a CDS encoding Ig-like domain-containing protein: protein MTARQRRLQSAQARSINAIVAISMITAGLGLSGLVGASHDTTAPTSSATVNGTVGLAGWYTGSVTIQLTATDDLSGVVAIYYVADGGATTLYDDAARPAFGTQGSHTFKFWAVDNETNVETEKWNNVSIDVAAPLLAIIAPDDISDSGTAVLSRGNITFQTEAADPASGLKNVRLLLDGVVVVFSASTGGLYSYTWDATNAMVGQHSFTIRAFDNAGHQAEKTLKVVILP, encoded by the coding sequence ATGACGGCAAGACAACGCAGACTACAATCAGCGCAAGCGAGATCGATAAACGCAATCGTCGCGATCTCAATGATCACGGCCGGGTTGGGACTTTCAGGTCTAGTCGGGGCAAGCCACGACACCACGGCGCCGACCTCTTCGGCGACCGTCAACGGGACCGTCGGTCTCGCAGGTTGGTACACGGGCTCGGTCACGATCCAACTGACGGCGACAGACGACCTCTCCGGCGTCGTTGCCATCTACTACGTCGCCGATGGCGGCGCGACGACCCTGTACGACGACGCGGCGCGGCCGGCATTTGGCACGCAGGGGTCGCATACGTTCAAGTTCTGGGCCGTGGACAATGAGACGAACGTGGAGACCGAGAAGTGGAACAACGTGAGCATTGACGTTGCGGCCCCACTGCTCGCGATCATTGCGCCCGATGACATCTCCGACTCCGGGACCGCCGTTCTATCGCGCGGTAACATCACGTTCCAGACGGAAGCCGCGGACCCGGCGAGCGGATTGAAGAACGTCCGCCTCCTATTGGACGGTGTCGTCGTCGTTTTCAGCGCGTCGACTGGCGGCCTGTACTCGTACACTTGGGACGCGACGAATGCCATGGTCGGTCAACACTCGTTCACGATCCGGGCGTTCGACAACGCCGGTCACCAAGCCGAGAAAACGCTGAAAGTCGTTATTCTTCCGTAG
- a CDS encoding ribonuclease H-like domain-containing protein encodes MDVPLIAERYIAEDGEQLIDIWRNSARERVSPPVLPYCFSQDGLNGGFVTEERVPVRPLSSLKTEEWWRYSFRNVTGISEASRNARPLTTADDHVAFVERLLVDFPDFYRGFANSDELKMLFLDIEQYTEGRGFPTYKDPMISIAWAVNDSPVECALATSKDDRDVLKRFLEAFRRLDPDVIVGYNVQAYDLTTIFRRMHYHGIDWRAMSRDSSQPRLGEDVYVPGRAIYDVYDSVKYDQTLYGIKGRRLKDVGEWMGFDVIREDTSNTAALLGSERLAAYNISDVELTRKLTNVYFRNFLELADFYGAPLNLILRSTPNIHTNILQGRVFARLSPRIVSDGRNDERFPAFYGSASEKAFEAAVVDIYKRGRFEPLHKLDFSSMFPSIMVSLGAGSDNTRIIGTEPYGAFSVEKRGTTRIYHIPDKTRDWNVLVSIEGRSMTAEEVEKLIKRRLELKRESKETTDARVRDRLNARQSAMKIILNSIYGVMGSRHARYGSLPVAIAIVGVGRQLIRFVEAYLGDSKIETDTDGVYCDRAVDLDDLNRRLETYVRNELGAEFKLGIEQDSYRSGYFHEKKSYLLLLKDGRLEKHGVAFKGSSLCGVFDKTLDRIAQSLLSGDGRERDVAKSCLDLESYAPADFVMRLRFGKEADDYKSDNALGAQLGRAFKTLHGRDPLVGESVEYVKTKDGFDIVSENALGCLDMQYYKAQVESIAERLGIRLKPSQASLAAWTPS; translated from the coding sequence GTGGACGTCCCCCTCATCGCGGAGCGCTACATCGCCGAGGACGGCGAACAGCTCATCGACATCTGGAGGAATAGCGCCCGCGAACGCGTGTCGCCGCCGGTGTTGCCGTACTGCTTCTCGCAAGACGGGCTCAACGGCGGCTTCGTCACCGAGGAGCGTGTTCCCGTCCGGCCCCTCTCGTCGCTCAAGACCGAAGAGTGGTGGCGCTATTCGTTCCGCAACGTGACCGGAATAAGCGAGGCTTCGAGGAACGCCCGACCGCTCACCACGGCGGACGACCACGTCGCGTTCGTGGAGCGCCTTCTCGTCGATTTCCCCGATTTCTACAGGGGTTTCGCGAACAGCGACGAGTTGAAGATGCTCTTTCTCGACATCGAGCAGTACACCGAAGGCCGCGGCTTCCCGACTTACAAGGACCCGATGATCAGCATCGCGTGGGCCGTCAACGATTCGCCCGTCGAGTGCGCGCTCGCGACGTCGAAGGACGACCGCGATGTCCTCAAGCGTTTCCTGGAGGCCTTTCGGCGCCTCGACCCCGACGTGATCGTCGGTTACAACGTGCAGGCGTACGACCTCACGACCATTTTTCGCAGGATGCACTACCACGGGATCGACTGGAGAGCGATGTCGCGCGATTCCTCGCAACCCCGCCTCGGCGAGGACGTCTACGTCCCCGGCCGGGCAATCTATGACGTCTACGATTCCGTGAAGTACGACCAGACGCTCTACGGGATCAAAGGGCGGCGTCTCAAGGATGTGGGCGAGTGGATGGGCTTCGACGTCATCCGCGAGGACACATCGAACACGGCGGCGCTACTTGGAAGCGAACGCCTCGCGGCGTACAACATCAGCGACGTCGAACTGACACGTAAGCTCACCAACGTCTACTTCAGGAATTTTCTGGAGCTTGCGGACTTCTATGGGGCGCCGCTCAACCTCATCCTCCGTTCGACGCCCAACATCCACACCAACATCCTCCAAGGCCGCGTGTTCGCAAGGCTTTCGCCCCGGATAGTCTCCGATGGGCGTAACGACGAGCGGTTCCCGGCGTTCTATGGAAGCGCTTCCGAGAAGGCGTTCGAGGCGGCGGTCGTCGACATCTACAAGCGGGGACGCTTCGAGCCGCTCCACAAGCTCGATTTCTCGTCGATGTTCCCGTCCATCATGGTGAGTCTTGGCGCGGGAAGCGACAACACGCGGATAATCGGGACCGAGCCGTATGGTGCTTTCAGCGTGGAAAAGCGCGGCACGACGCGCATCTACCACATCCCGGACAAGACGAGGGACTGGAACGTGCTCGTCTCGATCGAAGGCCGTAGCATGACGGCCGAAGAGGTCGAGAAACTCATCAAACGGCGCCTAGAGTTGAAGCGGGAATCCAAGGAGACGACCGATGCGCGCGTACGCGATCGGTTGAACGCCCGTCAATCGGCGATGAAGATCATCCTGAACTCGATATATGGCGTCATGGGCTCGAGGCACGCAAGGTACGGGTCGCTTCCCGTTGCCATCGCAATCGTCGGCGTCGGGCGCCAACTCATACGGTTCGTGGAGGCGTACCTCGGCGACTCGAAGATCGAGACCGACACGGATGGCGTGTACTGCGACCGCGCTGTCGATCTTGACGACCTCAATCGAAGGCTCGAGACCTACGTGCGAAACGAATTGGGCGCGGAGTTCAAGCTCGGCATCGAACAGGATTCATACAGGAGCGGCTACTTCCACGAGAAGAAATCATACCTGCTCCTTCTCAAGGACGGTAGGCTCGAAAAGCACGGCGTCGCATTCAAGGGGTCGTCGCTTTGCGGCGTGTTCGACAAGACACTGGACCGGATCGCGCAGTCACTGCTTTCCGGCGACGGCCGCGAGCGCGACGTCGCCAAGTCATGCCTCGATCTCGAATCGTATGCGCCGGCCGATTTCGTGATGCGTCTCAGGTTCGGCAAGGAGGCGGACGATTACAAGAGCGACAACGCCCTAGGGGCCCAACTCGGGCGTGCCTTCAAGACGCTCCATGGTCGCGACCCGCTCGTCGGCGAGAGCGTCGAGTACGTGAAGACGAAAGACGGGTTCGATATAGTCTCGGAGAACGCGTTGGGGTGTCTCGACATGCAGTACTACAAGGCCCAAGTGGAGTCCATCGCGGAGCGTTTGGGGATACGTCTGAAGCCATCGCAGGCCTCCCTCGCCGCTTGGACCCCCTCTTAA
- a CDS encoding Ig-like domain-containing protein gives MSKRSSKGTYAKILATVLIGGVLAGLGPLAAADVDTTAPVTTSSVSGTQHSSGWYTSNAVVTLSATDDISGVKATYYRWNGGNRIGYNPTTGLNVPAEGTTVITYWSEDNAGNAESTQTLTIRVDKIAPAVAVTSPEAVAADTAVAEPGVIHFAVSASDAPGSGIVQVKMYLDGVLVKVDNSASGPYFYDWNATTSGPGRHSFVARATDAVGRSAESSISVIVSVGTIG, from the coding sequence ATGAGCAAACGTTCAAGCAAGGGCACTTATGCGAAGATTCTGGCGACCGTCCTCATCGGAGGCGTTTTGGCAGGGCTTGGGCCCCTCGCGGCCGCCGACGTGGACACGACAGCACCAGTCACTACCTCAAGCGTCAGCGGTACACAGCACTCAAGCGGCTGGTACACGTCGAACGCCGTCGTGACCCTTTCCGCCACGGACGACATCTCCGGCGTCAAGGCCACTTACTACAGGTGGAACGGCGGGAACAGGATCGGTTACAACCCGACGACGGGCCTCAACGTGCCCGCTGAAGGCACGACGGTCATCACCTACTGGTCCGAAGACAACGCGGGGAACGCGGAATCCACGCAGACACTCACGATCCGCGTGGACAAGATAGCGCCTGCGGTCGCCGTCACGTCCCCCGAAGCGGTCGCCGCGGACACGGCGGTCGCCGAGCCGGGCGTCATCCACTTCGCCGTGAGCGCGAGCGATGCGCCGGGAAGCGGCATCGTGCAGGTAAAGATGTACTTGGACGGCGTACTCGTGAAGGTGGACAATTCCGCGAGCGGCCCGTACTTCTATGACTGGAACGCAACGACCTCGGGACCCGGCAGGCACAGCTTCGTGGCGCGGGCCACGGACGCGGTCGGCCGCTCGGCGGAATCCTCGATCTCGGTGATCGTCTCCGTCGGAACCATAGGATAG
- a CDS encoding PKD domain-containing protein: MVGLLIASAFGAGWVVPVTATHGVGTITACPAAAPGCDYTSIQAAIDHANAGDTVEVAAGVYSESLVVDTDFLTLKGATGDPAHVVVQNTAEIVLFVRADQFTLRDITIRAEGAPSGPGNGEPYAVRVGSGATAGFTAVNAVLVGAKTALGIFGDGLPSGFDGVTVTDSRLTVTQETTGFAFNGDGVRDVLVTGTTITGGKANVYFEDDSTADIALNNNTYVGGTWALYASSSVQGAQIDARFNDWGAYTRSGVDARMSNNGVATTVDSTCFSDGLGSWLECAIPVHNAATGQGYWTIQDAISAASTGDTILLGPGTYLGGLTMDKALTLCQGNAENTGCGSDPADVVIDGNGAIYTIWVSADDVTIEGVTVQNPSLTTVDQDWGAVDPSLIVVYADRFTLRNAILQDPASRLLAGESRWHTVGVNIGTGSDDTTVEDVLIRNMPDSLGPDGTCFRLPCRTTGVFDWSGGAGLSVVDSTIVMPAGDLQDLAVRSVGIGAGVMTGALVSGNTITLADGAAPGGLYGVFGEFGASEFSGNTFERGRHGLFLRTNPTGDNIVSGNTFRTNSEGVRNYPGGTQILANSFDGNARSIVLAGAQSNGGSSLGIAINENMFQNNQYALSLLSQLSGASVDARENDWGVYNRSQIALFVDDAGTGNDVDVSCFIDSDHVSTVCPPTPDFSFAPVSPKWDANVQFSDASASGGRDLNSWTWSFSDGGTASGQSVGHVFAASGTFTATLTVTDEEGYSGSVTKPVTVWNTAPVFAAPAAQTVMEGSQIVTWITGSDADGDRVTYSATGLPSGAMLVHSSSGNNSAYVAWTPGYAASGDYTVTISATDGDLSAPSAALVIHVLDHSDHTAPVTVSSVSGTQAPSGWYTSTATVALTVSDAGGSGLLATYYRLNGGARIGYNPAAKIGVPTEGTTVVSFWSEDRNGNVEATQTVTVRVDKSGPSVAITSPAGLLGTDTALSNGGNVNFTVSTSDGVGSGVVQVKMFLDGVLVKVDTTGGPYYYNWDATGASLGRHTFMVRATDGVGFSAETTRAVLKIG; this comes from the coding sequence ATGGTTGGATTGTTGATCGCATCTGCGTTCGGCGCGGGTTGGGTCGTCCCGGTCACGGCGACGCACGGCGTCGGGACGATCACCGCATGCCCGGCCGCAGCGCCCGGCTGCGATTACACGAGCATACAGGCAGCCATCGACCACGCCAACGCAGGCGACACGGTCGAAGTCGCGGCAGGCGTCTACTCGGAATCCCTCGTTGTTGACACGGACTTCCTTACTCTCAAGGGCGCCACCGGCGACCCCGCGCATGTGGTCGTGCAGAACACCGCGGAGATTGTGTTGTTTGTACGTGCCGATCAGTTCACTCTCCGGGACATCACGATACGAGCCGAGGGCGCGCCGAGCGGACCTGGAAACGGCGAACCCTACGCCGTACGGGTCGGGAGCGGCGCCACTGCCGGCTTCACGGCGGTAAACGCTGTCCTCGTGGGGGCAAAAACGGCCCTCGGGATATTCGGGGACGGTCTTCCCAGCGGGTTCGACGGCGTGACCGTGACCGACAGCAGGCTCACCGTCACCCAAGAGACGACCGGATTTGCGTTCAACGGCGACGGCGTCCGAGACGTACTCGTCACCGGCACGACCATCACGGGCGGCAAGGCCAACGTCTATTTCGAGGACGATTCGACCGCGGACATCGCCCTCAACAACAACACCTACGTGGGCGGCACGTGGGCGCTCTACGCGTCGAGTTCCGTACAAGGCGCGCAGATCGATGCGCGGTTCAACGACTGGGGCGCGTACACGCGCTCGGGCGTCGACGCGCGCATGTCGAACAACGGTGTGGCCACGACCGTGGATTCGACGTGCTTCTCCGATGGCCTCGGGAGCTGGCTCGAATGCGCGATACCTGTGCACAACGCCGCAACCGGGCAGGGGTACTGGACGATCCAGGATGCCATTTCAGCCGCATCCACAGGGGACACGATCCTCCTCGGACCCGGGACTTACTTGGGTGGCCTCACCATGGACAAGGCTCTGACGCTGTGCCAAGGGAACGCGGAGAACACCGGCTGCGGTTCCGACCCGGCGGACGTCGTGATCGACGGCAATGGCGCCATCTACACGATCTGGGTTTCCGCCGACGACGTCACCATCGAGGGCGTCACTGTGCAGAACCCGTCCCTCACGACAGTGGACCAGGATTGGGGCGCCGTGGATCCGAGCCTCATCGTGGTCTACGCCGACCGCTTCACGCTACGCAACGCGATACTCCAGGATCCCGCGTCGCGACTTCTTGCGGGTGAAAGCCGTTGGCACACGGTGGGAGTGAACATCGGCACGGGAAGCGATGACACGACTGTCGAGGACGTATTGATCCGGAACATGCCGGATTCGCTCGGGCCGGACGGGACCTGTTTCAGGCTCCCGTGCCGGACGACAGGCGTGTTCGATTGGAGCGGTGGGGCCGGCTTGAGCGTCGTCGATTCCACGATAGTGATGCCGGCCGGCGACTTGCAGGACCTTGCCGTGCGAAGCGTCGGCATCGGGGCCGGCGTCATGACAGGGGCGCTCGTGAGCGGCAACACGATCACGCTCGCGGACGGAGCGGCCCCCGGCGGCCTCTATGGCGTCTTTGGGGAGTTCGGCGCGTCCGAGTTCTCCGGCAATACCTTCGAAAGGGGCCGCCACGGTCTCTTCCTGAGAACGAACCCGACCGGAGACAACATCGTCTCCGGAAACACGTTCCGGACGAACTCCGAAGGCGTCCGGAACTACCCGGGCGGCACGCAGATCCTCGCCAATTCCTTCGATGGCAACGCCCGTTCGATTGTCTTGGCCGGGGCGCAGTCCAACGGCGGAAGCTCCCTTGGTATCGCCATCAACGAGAACATGTTCCAGAACAACCAGTACGCGCTTTCCCTCCTTTCCCAATTGTCTGGTGCCTCGGTGGACGCGCGCGAGAACGATTGGGGGGTGTACAATCGGAGCCAGATAGCATTGTTCGTGGATGACGCGGGCACGGGCAACGACGTGGATGTCTCCTGCTTCATCGACTCGGACCACGTGAGTACCGTCTGCCCGCCAACGCCTGATTTCTCGTTCGCCCCCGTTTCGCCGAAATGGGACGCGAACGTGCAGTTCAGCGACGCTTCCGCGTCCGGTGGCCGCGACCTCAACAGCTGGACGTGGTCGTTCAGCGACGGCGGCACGGCGTCCGGTCAGAGCGTCGGCCACGTGTTCGCCGCTTCCGGGACGTTCACGGCGACCTTGACGGTCACCGATGAGGAAGGTTATTCCGGATCGGTCACGAAACCCGTGACCGTTTGGAACACGGCTCCCGTGTTCGCGGCCCCGGCCGCGCAGACGGTGATGGAAGGATCCCAGATCGTGACCTGGATAACGGGTTCTGATGCCGATGGGGATCGCGTGACCTATTCGGCGACGGGGCTCCCCTCGGGCGCGATGCTCGTGCACAGCTCGTCCGGGAACAATTCGGCGTACGTCGCATGGACCCCCGGTTACGCAGCCTCCGGCGACTACACGGTGACGATCAGTGCGACCGACGGGGACCTGTCGGCGCCTAGCGCTGCGTTGGTGATCCACGTCCTGGACCATTCGGACCACACGGCCCCCGTGACCGTGTCGTCGGTGAGCGGGACCCAGGCGCCGAGCGGTTGGTACACGTCGACCGCGACCGTGGCCTTGACCGTCAGCGATGCCGGGGGGTCGGGGCTTTTGGCCACGTACTACCGGTTGAACGGCGGCGCGAGGATCGGGTATAATCCGGCGGCGAAGATCGGGGTGCCGACCGAAGGGACGACCGTGGTCAGTTTCTGGTCGGAAGACCGGAATGGTAACGTCGAGGCGACGCAGACCGTGACGGTCCGCGTGGACAAGAGCGGCCCCTCGGTCGCCATCACGTCGCCCGCGGGCCTCTTGGGCACGGATACCGCGCTCTCGAACGGTGGGAACGTGAACTTCACCGTGAGCACCAGCGACGGCGTCGGGAGCGGTGTGGTGCAGGTCAAGATGTTCCTCGACGGCGTGCTCGTGAAGGTGGACACGACCGGTGGTCCCTACTACTACAATTGGGACGCGACGGGCGCATCGCTTGGAAGACACACGTTCATGGTGAGAGCCACGGACGGCGTCGGTTTCTCCGCAGAGACGACGAGGGCCGTACTGAAGATCGGTTGA